From Phragmitibacter flavus, the proteins below share one genomic window:
- a CDS encoding response regulator gives MLTYNRAAKKLRKDCRTMSRNTSFEHQKNVILVLVVDEQAAFRLGISALVESIPTMKVCGEAESGSVAMQMCLDLRPDLVVLDAHLHDLDSFDLAKCITERCPAVRLLMLSTHDQAIFAARAYKSGASGYACKSDGLDELTVALKTVGSQGTYLTPSLRDDVLLNIIINLQDETPPSAPKLDSLSLRQRQILEFMGEGKSRHDIARSLGVSVKTVETHRGHAMKKLRLSSSREMQRLARDLHQLAMGENFHSDAGFAEEGFVLDGRIDIDIHPPPRSMIAAPQPAKE, from the coding sequence GTGCTCACCTACAATCGTGCGGCCAAAAAGTTAAGAAAAGATTGCCGCACCATGAGCCGAAACACTTCATTTGAACATCAGAAGAATGTGATCCTGGTTTTGGTCGTGGACGAGCAGGCGGCTTTTCGTTTGGGCATAAGCGCCCTAGTTGAGAGCATCCCTACCATGAAGGTATGCGGGGAGGCCGAATCGGGGTCGGTTGCCATGCAAATGTGCCTCGATCTTCGGCCGGATCTGGTAGTTCTCGATGCCCATCTGCACGATCTGGACAGTTTCGATTTGGCCAAATGCATCACCGAAAGGTGCCCTGCAGTCCGACTTCTGATGCTGTCCACGCATGATCAGGCCATTTTTGCGGCTCGAGCCTACAAGTCAGGTGCCAGCGGATATGCTTGCAAGTCCGACGGTTTGGACGAACTGACGGTCGCCTTAAAAACCGTTGGCAGTCAGGGCACTTACCTAACTCCCTCGCTGCGCGACGATGTTCTCTTAAACATCATCATCAATCTGCAGGACGAAACGCCGCCTTCCGCGCCCAAGCTCGATTCGCTGTCGCTCAGGCAACGACAGATTCTCGAATTTATGGGCGAGGGGAAGTCGCGCCATGACATTGCGCGCAGCCTTGGCGTCAGCGTCAAAACCGTAGAAACCCATCGCGGTCATGCCATGAAGAAATTGCGGTTAAGTTCGAGCAGGGAGATGCAGCGGCTCGCCAGGGATCTGCACCAGTTGGCAATGGGGGAAAATTTTCATTCTGATGCAGGCTTCGCGGAGGAGGGATTTGTCCTCGACGGTCGGATTGACATCGACATCCATCCGCCTCCCCGGTCGATGATCGCCGCCCCTCAACCAGCCAAAGAGTGA
- a CDS encoding 3-keto-disaccharide hydrolase, whose translation MKLLPLLLLGLTSLSAHAATPPEGFTPLFNGKDLSGWRGGSTYDHRKLLELPEAERDAQIQKWTASMTATNEKTGIPHWRVENEELINDGFGDYATTEKDYGNFELHLEYKTVPLADSGIYLRGVPQVQIWDSTESDEKAVSLGKPKGSGGLWNNSPGTSGKDPLVKADKPFGEWNQFRIHMIGSRVSIWLNDQLVVDHAILENYYDKKLPADQQRPVPAKGPIQLQTHGGEIRWRNVFVREIPNAEAVEYLRSKTPQSAQSIFNGKDLTGWAGDAENYEIIDQSIRCKAGKGGNLYWNTELSDFTARLEFLLPPAGNNGLAIRYPGKGGPAYEGMTEIQILDDNYDKIKGPIKPQQVHGSAYGLAVAQRGYQFPIGEWNHQTTTVKGSTINVELNGVPILNTDLSKIDPSTFMDNKPHPGLNRSSGYFGFAGHNDPVAFRQITIEKP comes from the coding sequence ATGAAGCTTCTTCCACTCCTCCTTCTCGGCCTCACCAGCCTCTCCGCCCACGCAGCCACCCCACCCGAAGGCTTCACTCCACTTTTCAACGGCAAAGACCTCAGCGGATGGCGCGGCGGCAGCACCTACGACCATCGCAAACTTCTCGAACTCCCCGAAGCCGAACGCGACGCGCAGATCCAGAAATGGACAGCCAGCATGACCGCCACCAACGAAAAAACCGGCATCCCCCACTGGCGCGTCGAAAACGAAGAACTCATCAACGACGGCTTCGGCGACTACGCCACCACCGAAAAAGACTACGGCAACTTCGAACTGCACCTCGAATACAAAACCGTTCCCCTAGCCGACAGCGGCATCTACCTCCGCGGTGTCCCCCAGGTCCAAATCTGGGACAGCACCGAATCCGACGAAAAAGCCGTCTCCCTCGGCAAACCCAAAGGCTCCGGCGGCCTCTGGAACAACTCACCCGGCACCTCCGGCAAAGATCCCCTCGTCAAAGCCGACAAACCCTTCGGCGAATGGAACCAGTTCCGGATTCACATGATCGGCAGCCGCGTCAGCATCTGGCTCAACGACCAGCTCGTCGTCGATCACGCCATCCTCGAAAACTACTACGACAAAAAACTGCCCGCCGACCAGCAACGCCCCGTCCCCGCCAAAGGTCCCATCCAGCTGCAAACCCACGGCGGCGAAATTCGCTGGCGCAACGTCTTCGTCCGCGAAATCCCCAACGCCGAAGCCGTCGAATACCTGCGCAGCAAAACCCCTCAATCCGCCCAATCCATCTTCAACGGCAAAGACCTCACCGGTTGGGCAGGCGATGCCGAAAACTACGAAATCATCGACCAGTCCATCCGCTGCAAAGCCGGCAAAGGCGGCAACCTTTATTGGAACACCGAGCTCTCCGACTTCACCGCCCGCCTCGAATTCCTCCTCCCTCCCGCCGGCAACAACGGACTCGCCATTCGTTATCCCGGCAAAGGCGGTCCCGCTTATGAGGGCATGACCGAGATCCAAATCCTCGACGACAATTACGACAAAATCAAAGGCCCCATCAAACCCCAGCAGGTCCACGGCTCCGCCTATGGTCTCGCCGTCGCCCAACGCGGTTATCAATTTCCCATCGGCGAATGGAACCATCAAACAACCACCGTCAAAGGCAGCACCATCAACGTCGAACTCAACGGCGTCCCCATCCTCAACACCGACCTTTCCAAAATCGACCCGTCCACCTTCATGGACAACAAACCCCATCCCGGCCTCAACCGCTCCTCCGGCTACTTCGGCTTCGCCGGCCACAACGACCCCGTAGCCTTCCGCCAGATCACCATCGAAAAACCGTAG
- a CDS encoding phosphoribosylanthranilate isomerase produces the protein MTPPNPPITQVKICGVTQPGQAQAIAELGADYLGINFWPHSKRYLPWKTAATWLPDLPPTIKPVGVFVNPDVDLLLEIADTGLLHAFQLHGDESAPFCHELQRRGLTIIKAFQVRNPSTLDLVSTFQVHDILLDAYHPSERGGLGHTFPWELAQNFRTRQPDHALWLAGGLTHENVNNAVRGVRPAVVDVASGVEDDQPGIKNLQKVMLFLQSARNP, from the coding sequence ATGACCCCGCCCAATCCGCCCATCACCCAGGTCAAAATCTGCGGCGTCACCCAGCCGGGCCAGGCGCAGGCCATCGCCGAACTCGGTGCCGACTACCTGGGCATCAACTTCTGGCCCCATTCCAAACGTTATCTCCCCTGGAAAACCGCCGCCACCTGGTTGCCCGACCTGCCCCCGACCATCAAACCCGTCGGGGTCTTCGTGAACCCCGATGTCGATCTCTTGTTGGAAATCGCCGATACTGGCCTCCTTCACGCCTTTCAGCTCCACGGCGATGAATCCGCCCCCTTCTGCCACGAACTCCAGCGTCGAGGGCTGACCATCATCAAAGCCTTTCAAGTCCGCAATCCCAGCACTCTCGATCTCGTCTCCACGTTTCAAGTTCACGACATCCTCCTCGATGCCTACCACCCCAGCGAACGCGGCGGTCTCGGTCACACTTTCCCTTGGGAACTCGCCCAAAACTTCCGCACCCGCCAGCCCGATCATGCCCTCTGGCTTGCCGGTGGCCTCACCCATGAAAACGTCAACAATGCCGTGCGCGGTGTAAGACCCGCCGTTGTCGATGTCGCAAGTGGGGTTGAAGACGACCAGCCAGGCATCAAAAACCTGCAAAAAGTGATGCTTTTCCTGCAATCCGCAAGAAACCCCTAG
- a CDS encoding response regulator: MQPESELMNLTPANTQAEVLSIFLVEDDPDTARVLGRYLRHLGHHVQQACCMKDALAALPVNQLDVWISDIGLPDGTGWQLLRRARLPASVYPIAISGFGTANDLSQSKQAGFQRHLIKPFHIQELNEILMGVARARPAGHSETSEVLCGGRVERAVYPIGPADDDDRMDEATAESFPASDPPSWCSGRDRSQRRVD; this comes from the coding sequence ATGCAGCCCGAATCCGAGTTGATGAATCTAACTCCTGCAAACACTCAGGCGGAGGTGCTGAGTATATTTTTGGTAGAGGACGATCCCGATACGGCTCGCGTTCTTGGCCGCTACTTGCGACACCTCGGCCATCATGTGCAGCAGGCGTGTTGCATGAAGGATGCGTTGGCCGCGTTGCCTGTCAATCAACTGGATGTGTGGATTTCTGACATTGGTCTTCCGGACGGGACTGGCTGGCAACTGCTAAGACGGGCACGACTTCCTGCCTCCGTGTATCCCATCGCCATCAGTGGTTTCGGAACCGCCAACGATCTCAGTCAGAGTAAACAGGCGGGATTTCAAAGGCACCTCATCAAACCTTTTCACATTCAGGAATTGAACGAGATATTGATGGGTGTCGCCAGGGCGCGGCCAGCGGGACATTCCGAAACGTCGGAGGTTCTCTGCGGAGGGAGAGTTGAGAGAGCGGTCTATCCTATTGGACCCGCCGATGATGACGATCGCATGGATGAAGCCACCGCCGAATCTTTCCCTGCCAGCGACCCTCCTTCATGGTGCTCGGGAAGGGACAGGTCACAGAGGAGGGTGGATTGA
- a CDS encoding response regulator codes for MPDKEPVPNPTEPEITPAPAPAGPALPRVLIADQSLPNRRLITEILTSFHKCEVDAASSAEHAFERILQHPYDLFIFAFTLPDMSGLLLDRLAARVHTLIHTSKATAPSVIFLVPTNETAAYKETQRDARTRGSVPLPLSLDVLMTLVGPLLPSKM; via the coding sequence ATGCCGGACAAAGAACCCGTCCCCAATCCAACTGAACCTGAAATCACGCCTGCTCCGGCACCCGCCGGGCCGGCCCTTCCCCGTGTGTTGATCGCGGACCAAAGCCTGCCCAACCGACGTCTCATTACCGAGATCCTCACTTCTTTCCACAAGTGCGAGGTCGACGCCGCCTCCAGCGCTGAACACGCTTTCGAACGTATCCTTCAACATCCCTACGATCTCTTCATCTTCGCGTTTACCCTTCCCGACATGAGCGGCCTGCTTCTTGATCGCCTCGCCGCCCGTGTCCACACCCTCATCCACACCTCCAAAGCGACCGCCCCCTCCGTCATCTTCCTTGTCCCCACCAACGAAACCGCCGCCTACAAAGAAACCCAACGCGACGCCCGCACCCGTGGCTCCGTGCCGCTTCCCCTCAGCCTCGATGTCCTCATGACCCTCGTCGGCCCTCTCCTCCCTTCAAAAATGTAA
- a CDS encoding formate/nitrite transporter family protein, with the protein MNPELAKKMSSTNNASTGKVEVKVDDLLPEEIARKAETFFARKAGVKTPNLWVLATLAGAYIGFGSIFSQVVLAGGADLPFGVRQGLCGMAFSLGLILVVVGGAELFTGNTMMVIPRAQERATAVEVLSAWAWAYGGNFVGSVLIVMLFVLAGGHTAGDGQVGLAALETAQRKAGLTAGSALASGILANMLVCLAVWLSLSARATQGKIFAIVWPITAFVACGFEHSVANMSLIPMGLMILAFADQAFWLAAGVEPTAFTDLTATGFLWNLLWSTTGNIIGGGLIGMAYWSVFRRGK; encoded by the coding sequence ATGAACCCTGAATTGGCGAAGAAGATGAGCAGCACGAACAACGCATCGACGGGCAAGGTTGAGGTGAAGGTGGATGACTTGTTGCCCGAGGAGATCGCCCGCAAGGCGGAGACATTTTTTGCCCGCAAGGCTGGTGTGAAAACGCCCAATTTGTGGGTGCTGGCGACGCTGGCAGGTGCATACATTGGCTTTGGTTCGATTTTCTCCCAGGTGGTTCTCGCAGGCGGGGCAGATCTCCCTTTCGGCGTGCGGCAAGGACTCTGTGGGATGGCATTTTCATTGGGATTGATCCTGGTGGTGGTGGGAGGAGCGGAATTGTTCACCGGCAATACGATGATGGTGATCCCTCGTGCTCAGGAGCGCGCAACGGCGGTCGAAGTGTTGTCAGCGTGGGCTTGGGCTTATGGAGGTAATTTTGTGGGCTCCGTGCTCATCGTGATGCTGTTTGTGCTGGCAGGTGGGCATACTGCGGGAGATGGTCAGGTGGGGCTTGCCGCTTTGGAGACAGCGCAACGCAAAGCGGGGTTGACTGCGGGAAGCGCTCTGGCATCCGGCATTTTGGCAAACATGCTGGTGTGTCTTGCGGTGTGGTTGAGCCTGAGTGCACGAGCCACTCAAGGAAAAATTTTCGCCATTGTATGGCCAATCACCGCGTTCGTAGCGTGTGGGTTTGAGCACTCGGTGGCCAATATGTCCCTGATTCCAATGGGGCTCATGATCCTGGCCTTTGCAGACCAGGCCTTTTGGCTTGCGGCGGGAGTGGAACCCACCGCGTTCACTGATCTAACCGCAACCGGGTTTTTATGGAATCTCTTGTGGTCAACGACTGGCAATATCATTGGGGGAGGTTTGATTGGCATGGCCTATTGGTCAGTCTTCCGGCGGGGCAAATAG
- a CDS encoding carbohydrate porin — protein sequence MKIPTILLILTTTISLQAGDPKAPIQTQPPPPTSWADGKYFTGNWGGFRDDLEANGLSIDSYYVNNLAGNVSGGFDQGTEYADNFYLGFHFDLEKMFSWDGASFLISTINRAGRSITSEYVGSQFDSMQVVGGQTIFLYQVVYEQKFADDRASLRIGRFGASDDFNTSPLYGYYMSNAFDGNLRAVLFNTQFSAYPFATWAARLRLDPTPETNFQIGVFQAQDDVFDRNNHGLDFGVESDDGVWLIAQLGWTPIFGGDENTGLPGHYWFGAYYSPWDGFSQFKSTETTDGSYGFYVHGDQMVYREQSGSDQGLTLWTAFTHDPNENIAIMPWQLNVGAVYRGLISGRDTDATILGLAYGKFGDDYADVVESRGDGRPKHEIILEAAYRYEFTKFAYVQPGLQYVIRPGGTGRIGDALVLGVQMGIKF from the coding sequence ATGAAAATACCAACCATCCTCCTCATCCTCACCACCACAATCTCCCTCCAAGCCGGCGATCCCAAAGCCCCAATCCAAACTCAACCACCCCCACCCACCTCCTGGGCCGACGGCAAATACTTCACCGGCAACTGGGGCGGATTCCGCGATGACCTCGAAGCCAACGGCCTCAGCATCGACTCCTACTACGTCAACAACCTCGCCGGCAACGTCTCCGGCGGTTTCGATCAAGGCACCGAATACGCCGACAACTTCTATCTCGGCTTCCACTTCGACCTCGAAAAAATGTTCTCATGGGACGGTGCCTCCTTCCTCATCAGCACCATCAACCGCGCAGGACGCAGCATCACCTCCGAATACGTTGGCAGCCAGTTCGACTCCATGCAAGTCGTCGGTGGCCAAACCATTTTCCTCTACCAAGTCGTCTACGAACAAAAATTCGCCGATGACCGCGCCTCCCTGCGCATCGGCCGATTCGGAGCCTCCGATGACTTCAACACCAGCCCCCTCTACGGCTACTACATGAGCAACGCCTTCGACGGCAACCTGCGCGCCGTGCTCTTCAACACCCAGTTCTCCGCCTATCCCTTCGCCACCTGGGCCGCGCGCTTGCGCCTCGACCCCACGCCCGAAACCAACTTCCAAATCGGCGTCTTCCAGGCCCAGGACGACGTCTTCGACCGCAACAATCACGGTCTCGACTTCGGCGTTGAGTCCGACGACGGCGTCTGGCTCATCGCCCAGCTCGGTTGGACCCCCATCTTCGGCGGCGACGAAAATACCGGCCTTCCCGGCCACTACTGGTTCGGTGCCTACTACTCCCCTTGGGACGGCTTCAGCCAGTTCAAAAGCACCGAAACCACCGACGGCTCCTACGGCTTCTACGTCCACGGCGATCAAATGGTTTACCGCGAACAATCCGGTTCCGACCAGGGCCTCACCCTCTGGACCGCCTTCACCCATGACCCCAACGAAAACATCGCCATCATGCCCTGGCAGCTCAACGTTGGAGCCGTCTATCGCGGCCTCATCTCCGGACGCGACACCGACGCCACCATCCTCGGCCTCGCTTATGGCAAATTCGGCGACGACTACGCCGATGTGGTTGAATCCCGTGGCGATGGTCGCCCTAAACACGAAATCATTCTTGAAGCCGCCTACCGTTACGAGTTCACCAAGTTCGCCTATGTCCAACCCGGCCTCCAATACGTCATCCGTCCCGGCGGCACGGGTCGCATCGGCGACGCCCTCGTCCTCGGCGTTCAGATGGGCATCAAATTCTAG
- a CDS encoding ATP-binding protein, with product MSTEPSLPDTSPDRAAPTVTSGLKGEEEQGIASKPSMMGDVVSRLEEELERVRRKLRETVEKYEASIEELKVFTKELQAKNEELRSSTEELETSREKLQSITEEITTVKKDLKLKVEEVAQGNSDLQNLMASSNIATIFVDRELRIKRYTPSAVALFGLIDTDVGRPLSELRHQFDYGGMVDDASRVLEQMGVSEHEIRCRDGRWFLARMLPYRSAANNSAGVVLNFVEITALKSLEEAFQAVKKEKDADLAAMEWLQNLSNRLIATCELQPLFEQILSAAIEIQAGDCGMLQLWNRHSEMLEIVAHQGVEAEHLSRFGELSRQDVSTTSKRAWNERRRIVVEDVEQDPNLARQRDALQTHGIRSIHSIPLCGRSGEPLGVLSVKFKQPRKPAARELRLTDILARQAADLIELKVTAEDLRRFKNRLQRAVEIETVGILFLKNNGRISYVNDAFLQMSGYSRSDFEEGILAQAFFSSGVLDNGRGEGVIPDAGSNQKPHLATFERQFQRRDGSLWWALSTGTSIFDDEDALFFIDLTERKKAEEALLKSREELETSLRATEEARRVAEEADKVKERFIAVLSHELRTPLTPILIAVQSLLGDPDLSRDVKETLGMIERNVLLETRFINDLLDLTHINRGSLSMANQPLDLHEAVKNALEVCASDFEQKNHRLEVHLKAPRSRIKGDFDRLQQVFWNLLKNAVKFTPAGKEIRVSTYVEANEHICVTVTDTGIGIDGHHLEKIFKPFVQADSTINQNYGGLGLGLAISKVTIDAHGGKLKAHSEGHGRGSTFTVSFPLIS from the coding sequence ATGTCTACCGAACCATCCCTGCCCGACACCTCCCCTGATCGTGCTGCCCCAACTGTCACGAGTGGGTTAAAAGGGGAGGAAGAACAGGGGATTGCCTCAAAACCAAGCATGATGGGCGATGTGGTCAGCCGTCTGGAGGAAGAGCTTGAACGCGTCAGACGAAAATTGCGTGAAACCGTGGAGAAATATGAAGCCTCCATTGAGGAACTAAAAGTCTTCACCAAGGAACTCCAGGCGAAGAATGAGGAGCTGCGGTCAAGCACTGAGGAGTTGGAGACCAGTCGCGAAAAACTGCAGTCGATCACCGAGGAGATCACCACCGTCAAAAAAGATCTGAAGCTGAAGGTCGAAGAGGTTGCCCAGGGCAACAGCGATCTTCAAAACCTGATGGCCTCCAGCAACATCGCGACGATCTTTGTTGATCGCGAACTGCGCATCAAACGCTATACCCCATCTGCCGTTGCATTGTTTGGCCTGATCGACACCGACGTGGGCCGCCCCTTGTCCGAACTCCGCCATCAATTTGATTACGGTGGCATGGTCGATGATGCCTCCCGTGTGCTGGAGCAGATGGGCGTGAGCGAACACGAAATCCGCTGCCGCGATGGACGCTGGTTCCTCGCCCGGATGCTGCCCTACCGGTCCGCAGCGAACAACAGCGCAGGCGTGGTTCTGAACTTCGTCGAGATTACCGCGTTGAAGTCACTTGAGGAAGCATTCCAGGCGGTGAAGAAGGAGAAGGATGCCGATCTCGCCGCCATGGAGTGGTTGCAAAATCTTAGCAACCGACTCATTGCCACCTGCGAACTACAACCCCTTTTTGAGCAGATCCTCTCGGCCGCCATCGAAATCCAGGCCGGTGATTGTGGCATGTTACAACTGTGGAACCGGCACAGTGAAATGCTGGAGATTGTTGCCCATCAAGGAGTGGAAGCAGAACATCTCAGCCGATTCGGTGAGCTCTCACGTCAGGATGTCAGCACCACCAGCAAGCGTGCCTGGAACGAGAGACGGCGGATTGTCGTTGAAGATGTCGAGCAGGACCCCAATCTCGCAAGGCAACGCGATGCACTCCAAACCCACGGAATACGCTCCATTCATTCCATCCCGCTTTGTGGCCGCAGCGGAGAACCGTTGGGTGTTCTCTCCGTCAAATTCAAACAACCTCGCAAACCGGCAGCACGCGAGCTTCGGCTCACCGACATCCTTGCCCGGCAGGCGGCGGATCTCATTGAACTGAAAGTCACCGCTGAAGATCTCCGTCGGTTCAAGAATCGGCTGCAACGCGCTGTGGAGATCGAGACTGTCGGCATCTTGTTCCTCAAAAACAACGGTCGCATCAGCTATGTCAATGATGCCTTCCTTCAGATGAGCGGTTATTCTCGCAGCGACTTCGAAGAAGGCATTTTGGCACAGGCATTCTTTTCATCCGGTGTCCTCGACAACGGCAGAGGAGAAGGCGTGATCCCCGACGCAGGGTCAAATCAGAAGCCACATCTTGCCACTTTCGAGAGGCAGTTCCAGCGCAGGGACGGCAGCCTTTGGTGGGCGCTGTCAACCGGCACCAGCATCTTCGACGACGAAGACGCCCTGTTTTTCATTGACCTCACCGAACGAAAAAAGGCGGAGGAAGCCTTGCTCAAATCGCGCGAAGAGTTGGAAACCTCCCTGCGGGCCACTGAAGAGGCCCGTCGCGTTGCCGAGGAGGCCGACAAGGTCAAGGAGCGCTTCATCGCGGTGCTGTCGCATGAACTACGCACGCCATTGACACCCATCCTGATTGCCGTGCAGTCCCTGCTGGGCGACCCGGATCTTTCTCGCGACGTCAAGGAAACGCTGGGCATGATCGAACGAAATGTGCTCCTTGAAACCCGCTTTATCAATGATCTGCTTGACCTTACTCACATCAACCGTGGTTCGCTCAGCATGGCCAACCAACCGCTTGATTTGCACGAGGCAGTGAAAAACGCCCTTGAAGTGTGTGCGTCCGATTTTGAACAAAAAAACCACCGGCTCGAAGTCCATCTCAAAGCCCCGCGCTCTCGAATCAAGGGCGACTTTGACCGGCTCCAGCAGGTCTTTTGGAACCTGTTAAAAAACGCTGTCAAATTCACGCCGGCGGGAAAGGAAATCAGAGTGAGCACCTACGTTGAGGCGAATGAACACATTTGCGTGACGGTAACCGATACAGGTATCGGCATTGATGGGCACCATCTCGAAAAAATTTTCAAACCCTTCGTCCAGGCCGATTCCACCATCAATCAAAACTATGGCGGACTGGGCCTTGGTCTCGCCATTTCAAAAGTCACCATTGACGCACACGGCGGTAAGTTGAAGGCCCACAGTGAAGGCCACGGCAGAGGGAGCACATTTACCGTCTCCTTCCCGCTCATCTCTTGA